The sequence AAAATCAATAAAAAAGTCTATGAACTCTATGGTTTGACAGATGATGAAATTAAAATTATTGAAGATTCATTGAAATAATCTTCATTTTTATTATTTTTTTATAAGAATTGTTATTTTATAATTTAATTAGCAGTTTTACAATATTTTTTTAATTTAATAGTTTCTATTCTTTTATTTTTCAAAATATCTCATTTTCATACTTAAAACAGCTTACAATTCCACCAAATATTTTACTTCCATTTGGCACAACTTTTTCTTCTTTAACGAAATAAACTTATTCAAATCATTTTTAGAGTAAAATAATACCTATTATCGTAAATTAAACTTTAATTATTCAACCAATTAAAAAAAGAAAGCTTCATATTCATTAAAAATAAATATTATTCTAGATGTACATCTCCACTTATTCAATGAATTTTTATGATTTATTGAAAATGTCATAATAAAACAAGGTGTGAAAAACATGGTTAAGAAAAATCATTATTATGATGAAGACGATGAGGATTTTGAAACATGTCCTGGTATGGATACAGGCATCGTTGGTAGGCAAATCACAGATCTCGATGAGTTTAGGGAAATGTGTAGAAAAGATGCCGAAGAAGACAGAAGAAGAGGTATTGAACCCACCAGTTCGAATTTCGATACCTGATTGGAATTTTTACTTATGGGGATCCAAATGAAAAGTTTGACGTTTTAGAGTTTTTGAACAGGAGATAGAAACATGATGTTTTAAGATTCTAGCTATTTGATTGGTTTATTTTACACCAATAGTGCCATTCATGAAAAAGCTTTGGAATTGCAGGATATTATCAAAAAAGAAGACAACAACAAACTTATAAACAATATTGTTCTTTGTGAAACTGTCAATAGGCTTTCCCAGCTTTTAAATAAACCAAACAGCACTCTTCTGAAAAAATTTTTAAGGGAAAACAGAGTTTATTATTTGAAAAAACAGGATTATATCGATGCATATAGAAAGACTTGTCATTACAATTATTCAATAAATTTCAATGATTGCTGCATTCATCAGACAATGTTCAATTATAATATAACTAGTATCGCATCTTTTGATTCTGATTTTGACAAGTTTCGCAATATTAACAGGTTCTATGTCCCATAATCTGGGACAATTTCCCACTTTTTTATAAAAATATCCATTACCTTTATATAGTAGTAATATAATTATTAATTAAGGTGATGAAAAATGAAACCATATGTAATATTAAATGCTGCAATGACTTTAGACGGTAAAATAGCTACTAAAACAGGAAGTTCAGAGATTTCAGGACCTGAAGATATTATTCGTGTTCACGAACTTAGAAAAGAAGTAGATGCTATTATGGTAGGTATCGGTACTGTAATTGCAGACAATCCAAAACTTACTGCACACAAAATCGATGCTGAATTAAGTGATAATCCTGTTCGTGTAATTGTTGATAGTAAAGCTAGAACTCCTATCGCTGCAAAAGTAACAAACAATGATGCAGAAACAATTATTGCTGTAGCAAACAAATATAAAGATGATTTTATAGTATCTGACAGATATCAAGAACTTAAAAAAAGAGCTGACATTTTCTTCAGCGGTGATGACAAAGTTGACTTAAAAGCATTACTCAACTATCTTGGTGATAGGGACATCAGAACTTTAATGCTTGAAGGAGGATCCACTTTAAACTTCGCTATGATTAAAGAAGGCCTTATCGATGAAATAAGAATAGCTATTGCTCCAATGGTAGTTGGTGGAGTTGACGCTAAATCCTTGTTCGGTGGAGAAGGTTTTGACCAAATGTCAGAAGCAGTTAAACTTGAATTAAAAGACAACTATATGTTAGGAAAAGATTTAATTCTTGTTTATGATGTTCTTAATGCTATTTAGATGTTCAAAATACTTTATCTGTAATTAGATAAAGCATTTTTTTATTATTTTTATTTTTAAAAGAAATGGTTGAATGGAGCCACTTTTGTACAGCAGTACTTACACAATGAGTTTTTTTCTTTTATATAGTTGGCTTTTCCTTTACAGAAATATTGTCCGTTTTTTTCATAAACGTCCTCTTTAGGAGTATCTCCAAAGGGATGCAACGGTTTTTTATTAATGAATGATAGGAATAGGCATATGTTTTTTGTCAGTTTCTGGTTTTCCTCATCATGCGGATTGTATTCTCCAAAATAGTAGTCAATATCGCTTTTAAGATTCGCTATTTGCTGGTCTGGAATCTCATAATCCTCTGTTATTTCGGTTTCAAAAATCTCGTCATATGCTTCTGAATTGTGTTTTGCAAGTTTTTTAGTTAACGGATCTTTATATCTGTCATCTGTAACCTTGTTTCTTACATATTCAATATTGAAATCCTTCAATTCATTTTTTATTTCTTCTAGTAGTGCACTGGCTTTCATTTTACAGGCTTCCTATAAGTTCTCTAGGATTGTCAACTATTGCTTTTTTAACTTCATCTTCGCTTAAACCAGCGCCTAATCCTACGATACGTGATCTTTCAAAGGTTATTATATTGTCTGGTGAATGTGTATCTGTGTTTATTAGGAATTTGTTTCCAACGTCACGACATACATTTACTACATGTCCATTTGATATTGAATGACCGTTTCTGGCGGTTATTTCAATATAAACGTCATTTTCCAAAGCGATTTCTGCCTCTTCTTTTGTAATCAATCCAGGGTGTGCTAAAATATCTACATTTTTTGATTTTACAGCTGCAAGGTTTGTTCCTTCTATTACTGGTTCGTTTAATGTTTCCCCATGGACCACAACTATTTGCGCTCCTAATTTTCTTGCTTGTTTTGCAATTTTGTCTATTGATTCGACGGGAGTGTGTGTAATTTCAGCGCCCAATATGACATTTATGTCCCAGTTTTCGTTTATGTCGTCTACCGCCTTTTGGATTTGGGGTAGTGTTTCCACATTTGATGCGTCTATATGGTCTGTAATGGCTATTGCTTCGTGGTTTAGGTTTTGTGCTCTTCTTGCAAGTTCTGAAGGTAATAGTTCTCCGTCACTGAATAGTGTATGCATGTGCAAATCAATTCTCTTATTCAACTTTTTAGCTCCTTTTCTTTAATACTATAAATTTATTATGAAAGATAAATAAATTTATCTAAGTGATAGTATGAGTGTTTCGGTTTTTGTTCCAGGACATATTACTGGTTTTTTCAATATTGTAAATGATGATAATCCATTAAAGAATGGTTCATGCGGTTGTGGTTTTCTATTAAATAAAGGAGTTACAACTTCAATTAAATTAGCTAATGGAGATGAAACTTCAATAATAATTAATGGAAAAACCGATTTAAGAAATGAAACTATTGTTCGTGAAGTATTGAAGATAATGGATATAGATGTTGCACTCAACATTACTCAAGAAATCAATCTTCCAATTGGTGCCGGCTTTGGAACTTCAGCATCATCGGCTCTAGGGATAGCAATTGGATTAAGCAAACTCCTTGATCTGGGAAACTCCCTGGAAAAATCAGGCCAGATTGCACATATTGCCGAAATCAACCTGGGATCAGGATTGGGGGATGTAATAGCTGAACTTGGACAGGGCATAGTTTTAAGAACAGAGCCTGGAGCTCCGGGAATAGGCAAAATAACTTCTTTCAATGAAAATGATCTATATGTCGCATCCAAGACTTTCAGCCAAATAGAAACATCCTCAATAATACGGGACGATAACTACAAAAGGAAAATAAGTGATTATGGTCTTAAGGCCAAAGAGAATTTCCTAAAAGAGCAGACAGTTGAAAACTTCCTCAAGCAGTCTTATAGTTTTTCCTATAACACAAAGTTGATGAGCGATGACGTATTCGGCTTAGTATCCAGATTAAATGATGATGAAAATATTTTGGGATCTTCC is a genomic window of Methanobrevibacter sp. containing:
- a CDS encoding pantoate kinase, with protein sequence MSVSVFVPGHITGFFNIVNDDNPLKNGSCGCGFLLNKGVTTSIKLANGDETSIIINGKTDLRNETIVREVLKIMDIDVALNITQEINLPIGAGFGTSASSALGIAIGLSKLLDLGNSLEKSGQIAHIAEINLGSGLGDVIAELGQGIVLRTEPGAPGIGKITSFNENDLYVASKTFSQIETSSIIRDDNYKRKISDYGLKAKENFLKEQTVENFLKQSYSFSYNTKLMSDDVFGLVSRLNDDENILGSSMAMLGNTVFAFAEDKSAFDHLDDLGLDICKINNEGIIHD
- a CDS encoding histidinol phosphate phosphatase domain-containing protein, with the translated sequence MNKRIDLHMHTLFSDGELLPSELARRAQNLNHEAIAITDHIDASNVETLPQIQKAVDDINENWDINVILGAEITHTPVESIDKIAKQARKLGAQIVVVHGETLNEPVIEGTNLAAVKSKNVDILAHPGLITKEEAEIALENDVYIEITARNGHSISNGHVVNVCRDVGNKFLINTDTHSPDNIITFERSRIVGLGAGLSEDEVKKAIVDNPRELIGSL
- a CDS encoding 2,5-diamino-6-(ribosylamino)-4(3H)-pyrimidinone 5'-phosphate reductase, which codes for MKPYVILNAAMTLDGKIATKTGSSEISGPEDIIRVHELRKEVDAIMVGIGTVIADNPKLTAHKIDAELSDNPVRVIVDSKARTPIAAKVTNNDAETIIAVANKYKDDFIVSDRYQELKKRADIFFSGDDKVDLKALLNYLGDRDIRTLMLEGGSTLNFAMIKEGLIDEIRIAIAPMVVGGVDAKSLFGGEGFDQMSEAVKLELKDNYMLGKDLILVYDVLNAI
- a CDS encoding DUF2115 family protein: MKASALLEEIKNELKDFNIEYVRNKVTDDRYKDPLTKKLAKHNSEAYDEIFETEITEDYEIPDQQIANLKSDIDYYFGEYNPHDEENQKLTKNICLFLSFINKKPLHPFGDTPKEDVYEKNGQYFCKGKANYIKEKNSLCKYCCTKVAPFNHFF
- a CDS encoding type II toxin-antitoxin system VapC family toxin, producing the protein MIGLFYTNSAIHEKALELQDIIKKEDNNKLINNIVLCETVNRLSQLLNKPNSTLLKKFLRENRVYYLKKQDYIDAYRKTCHYNYSINFNDCCIHQTMFNYNITSIASFDSDFDKFRNINRFYVP